From Halorussus lipolyticus:
CGTGGTTTCGCCGCCCTCCGTCGTCGTCCCGTCCGCTTCGCCCGGTCGAGTCGCGGCGAAGATGCGGCCCGCGGGGTCGGCACCGGTCCTGCTGTAGTCACCGAAGACGTACTTCCCAGTGACGCCGGAGATGGCGTCGTTGCTGTAGATGTGCCCGCCGATGACCGAGACGCCGACTCCTCGGCCCTGATAGGTGTGGGGATACTCGATGATGGGGTCGATGAACGGTTCACCGCCGCGGACGCTATCGGGCGTCCCGCTCGGGCACTCCTCGGGCGGTTCGTTGGGGTTCTCGGTACTGAAGCAGTGGGTGGCCTCCTTGACGTTCCACGCGTGGTTGCCGCCCTGCTGAACGATGTCCACCTGCTCGAACAGGTTCTGGCCGTTCGACGCCGCGTACAGTTCGCCGTCGTTGAACGAGGCCTTCCACGGGTTCCGGAAGCCCCACGCGAAGTACTCCGGCAGGCCCTCGTAGTCGGAGAATGCCCCGCCCTCCGCGAAGGGATTGTCGTCCGGGATGCCGTAGGGCAGGTTCTCCTGCTCGCTGTTCACGTCGATGCGGAGGACCCCTCCCATCAGGTTCTGGGTCACGTCCTGTCCGTTCCCGCCCTCGTTGGCGTCGTACCAGTCCTCGACGTGGCCGAGACCGGTGTCGTCGGCGTCTCCGCCGTCTCCTGTCGGGACGTAGAGATAGCCGTCCGGGCCGAACGCGACGTCCCCGGCGTTGTGGTTGAACTGAGGTGAGGGCATCTCTAGCAGTCGGGTCTCGGACTCGGGGTCGCCGGTGCTGAGGTCGTCGCTGGCTTGGAACTCCCCGAGGACCTCGACGTGGTCGTACTCCTGTAGGTCCTCCACGCCGCTCCAATCGACGCTACTCACGAACGGCGGTTCGGTCAGCGGCACGCTGTACCGCAGGAAGAACCGACCGTTGTTCTGGAAGTCCGGGTGGAAGGCGATGCCGAGCAGACCCCGCTCGTCGAAGTTGCTCCCTTCTCTGCCGCCGACGTCCACGAGTCGGTCTCGAATATCGAGGAATGGCTCGTCTTGGAGTCCGTCAGGACCGTGAACGTAGATTTGGCCGACTTGGTCGAGGATGAACTGCCGGTCGTCGTTCGGCGGCGCGCGGAGCGCCACCGGCGAGGTCAGTCCGCTGGCGACCTGTTGGACGCCGATGCCAGCGCCGCGAGGCATGAATCGCTCGGCCTCCTCCTCGCCCGCCGTGGTCGTCTGGCCCTCGAACCGGATGTCCCCGCGCATCGACGCCGGATGGACCTCACAGACGTACTCGGCCATCCCCTCGCGGGCCGTGAACTCCAACGTCTGGGTCGCGCCCTGTTCGGAGATGATTTCGGTCGATTCGACCGCGTTGCCCTCGTTGTCGAGGATGGCGACGTTGTGCGGTCTGCCGTCGGTGTTCTCCCACGTGATGGCGTACTCCTGTCCGGCCTGCAACTGAATCGTCGGGTTGGTCTGGCCCTCGATTTGGGAGGGCGCGCGCCCCATCCACCCGGCGACCTCGCCGCCGAATCGATACTCCTGTCGCTCCTGTCCTGTTACGTTATTTATAGCTACGCCGCCGACCCCGGCCACTGTGCCGGTCGCCGCGGTCGCTTTCAGGAAGGTACGTCGTGACGATTTGTCGTCGTTGTTTCTCGTCATCCGGAACGTCCGACAATGCTAACGTATATAATCTGGTAGCACTGTTCGTACCACCTAATTCACGGTTTAACACGTACAGGACGAGTTAGCCTCGGTCTTCCCCGTGACAAGACCGAATTACGGCTACGAAACGTCGAACATGCGAGAGAGGCCGACTGCTGGCAGGAGAAACGCCGCCACTGCGAGCGTCCATCCGACGCCCGCAATCGCCGCGAACGCCGCGTCGAGGACCACCAGCGCGACGACGCAGGTGCCGACTGCGGGACCCACCACCTCGGGCACCGGATTCCGGTAGGCCCCGACGAGCGCCCGGCCAGTCCACGCCAGAAAGCCGACCGCGAACGCGCTCCCGGCAAGCGGTGCGCCCGACCCGTCGGACCAGACCAGCGCCAGCGCCGACGCCGTGGCCGCGACTACCCCTGCTCCGGCCACCGCGACTGCCCGGCGTTCCGCGCCGGTGGCCTCCTCGGCGGCCATGTACGTCACCGCGGCGATATAGCCAGCGACGACGACCGGAACCGCCAGCGCCCACCCCGGAAGCGAACCGAGCGAAATCCCGACTGCCGCAGTCGTGCCGAGGAGGACGTTCAGTCCTCGGGCCGACCCCATCGCCAGAAAGCCGACCGGACCGCCCTTGAGCGCCCCGTCGTAGAGCAGGATGGCCGCGGCGAGCGCCGACGCGACGAGTGCCCCACCGAGGCCCGCGGCCACTCCCGAGACGACCACGCCCGCTCCGAGCAGACCGAGGCCGAACCGGAGCGCCGCCGGCCGCGAGACTCGCCCCGAGGGAATCGGGCGCTCGGGGCGCTCGTCGGCGTCTTGGGGCGCGTCGAAGTAGTCGTTGAGCATCGTGCCCCCGGCGTAGAGCAGTATCGACCCGACCGCGAGTCCGGCGAGCGCCCGGAGCGAGACCGTGGTGTCGGTCCCAATCACTGCCGACGCGGCGCTTGCGAGCGCCCCGCCCAGAATCACGTCCGGCGGCGCGGTGAACAGGTTGGGCACCCGGACGAGTTCGGCGTAGGCCGACGCCGTGGTTCGGACGCTCCGCGAGTCGGCGTCGAAGACTGCCACTCACACCCACCCGTGGTCTTCGAGGTAAGCGTAGGACTTGCGGGCGGTCTCCTCGGCGGTCTCCTGATAGGGGTAGAGTTCGACCGTGACGAAGCCATCGTAGCCCGAGTCGTCCACCGCTTCGAGGAAGCCGTCCACGTCCATCGCGCCGTCGCCGAGTTGGGTGTGTTCGTGCGACCGGTCCTCGGGGATGTCCTCGACGTGGTAGTGTTGGGTGTAGGGCGCGAGGGTTTCGACTGCGGCGGCGGGGTCCTCGCCGACGCAGAACAGGTGCCCGGCGTCGAAGTTGCACCCCACCGCGTCCGAATCGACCATCTCCAGACAGTCGAGGAACTGGTCGGTCGTCTCGATGAGCAGGTCGGGTTCGGGTTCGACCAGCAGGTCCACGTCCAGTCGCTCGGCGGTCGGAATCACCTCGCTCAGGCTCTGTGCGAACGTCTCCATCGCCCACTCGCGGGACTTCCCGTCGGGAATCGGCCCGCCGGGTTCGATGGAGATGTAGCCGAAGTCGAGTGCGTCGGCGACTTCGAGGGCCTCTCGGGTGTAGTCGATGCGCCGTTGGCGGTACTCGGCGTCCTCCTCGATGTAAGAGGGGTGATGGAAGCCCTCGATTGCGGTCAGCATGAAGGCGTTGCAGTTGCTGATGGCGATGTCGTTGTCTGCGAGGGCGTCCTCGATTTCGGCCACGTCGGCGTCGGTGGTCTCGGGCGGGTAGAGATGTGGCTGGTCGAACAGGAGTTCCACGCCGTCGTAGCCGATGTCGGCCAGAATCTCGATTGTCTCGACCGGGCCGTAGTCGCGGAAGGCGTTGGCTGAGAATCCGAACTCCATGGATTTCAGGGTTCGTAGTCGAAGTTCGGCGACTGATTGAAGAACTCGTAGGGGTTCTCGAAGACGACTTTTCGGACCTCCTCGCGGTCCCAACCCCTGTCGAGCATCTTGTCGCGGGCCTTCGGCACGGCGAGTGGATCAGAGGGGTCCCAGTCGGCCGCGCTGTTCAGAATCATCTTGTCTGTGCCGTGTTCTTCCAGCAGGTCGATTGCCTTCTCGTCCTCGATTTTGCCGGGGTAGAGCGTGAACCCGACCCAGCAGTCGGTCTGGAGCGAGGTTTCGACGGTGTTCTCGGTGTTGTGGTCGATGATGATTCGCTCCTCGGTCACGTCCTCGTCTTGAATCATCTCGACCAGTCGCTCGGTGCCCTCGGGCTTGTTCTCGTGCGGCGTGTGAACGATGACCGGTAGCTCTCGTTCTTCGGCCATCTGGAGTTGTCGCCGGAAGGCACGTTCCTCCTCGTCCGTGCCTTGGTCGAGACCGATTTCGCCGACACCGACCACGTTCTCGCGGTCCAGATACTCCGGGATTTTATCCATGACCTCCTCGGCCATCTCGGGGTAGTTGGCCTCTTTCGGCTCTAAGGCGATGGTGACGTAGTGGTCCATCCCGCCAGCGCGTTCGGCGCGTTCGGTCTCGAAGTCGATGATTTGCTCGAAGTAGTCGAAGAAGGACTCGGCGTGTTGCTTGTCCGTCCCACTCCAGAACGCCGGTTCGATACAGCACTCGATTCCGGCCCGGCGAGCGCGCTCGTAGTCGTCGCTCGACCGGGAGACCATGTGCATGTGTGGGTCGATGATACGCATCGTTCGAATCAGATGCCGGCGGGACTTTGTTATGAAGACGTTACGTTCAATTATACAACATATACCGGCGAAGGGCGCGCTCGGAGTCGCCCCGGAAGGTATTTTCGACCGTCGAAAATATTTCAGTTATCTCATAAAACAAAAGGGTCTCCTCGGCTAGTGGGTAGTGGATGACCGATACAGGTGTGTGGCTAGTCGGGGCGCGGGGGAACGTGGCGACGACCGCGATGGCGGGGGCGAGGGCGATCGCTCGGGGTGAGACCGACCAGACGGGGATGGTGACCGGGCGGAGACCCTACTCGGCGTTGGACCTTCCGGCGGTCGAGGACCTTCGCTTCGGCGGTCACGACATCCGGGAGACTAGCGTGGTCGAGACCGCCAGAGTCCTCTCCGAGAGCGGGGTGCCGAAACCGGAACAGGTCGATGCGGTCGAGGAGGACCTCCGGGAAATCGACGGGCGAATCCGGACCGGAACCGCGGTCAATTGCGGCAGGGCGGTCGCCGACCTGAGCGACCGCGAGCGATTAGAGGAGCGTTTCAGCGTCGAGGAGGTCGTGGCCCAGATTCGGGACGACTACGAGACCTTCCGGAGCGACCACAATCTCGACAGACTCGTGGTGGTCAACGTGGCCTCGACCGAACCCGAACTGGCGGACGCCGACCGATACGACACCCGCGAGAAGTTCGAGGAGGCCGTCGCCGACGACGACGCCGACCTGCCGGCGAGTTCGCTCTACGCCTACGCCGCGCTGGTCGATGGCCACCCCTACGTCAACTTCACACCGAGTACGGGGTCGGCCCTCGGCGGACTGCACGAAGTCGCCGAGGACGAGGGCGTGCCCCATATGGGCCGGGACGCCAAGACCGGCGAGACGCTTGTCAAGTCCGCGCTCGCGCCGATGTTCGCCGGGCGGAACCTCCGGGTCATGTCGTGGGAAGGCCACAATATCCTTGGGAATACAGATGGAAAGGTATTGGAAGACAAGGAAAACGAGGCCGGGAAGCTGGCGAGCAAGGGCGACGTTCTCGACTCGATTCTGCCCGAGGTCGGCCACAACCGGGTCCGCATCGACTACACGCCGTCGCTGGGCGACTGGAAGACCGCGTGGGACTACGTTCACTTCGAGGGATTTCTGAACACCGAGATGACGATGCAGTTCACGTGGGAGGGGTCGGACTCGGCGCTGGCCGCGCCGCTGGTCCTCGATTTGGTGCGACTCGTCGCCCACGCCGACGACCACGGCGAGTCGGGGCTTCAGCCACAGTTGGCCTCGTTCTTCAAGGCCCCGATGGGCGTCGAAGAACACGACCTGTCCCGGCAGTTCGACCTGCTGGACGAGTACGCCGAGCGACATCTGGAGGCCGAGGAATGACCGCCGAGCGAGTCGTCGTCCTCAACGTGGTTGGCTTCCGACCCGAATATCTGGGAAGCGGCCACGCGCCGAACCTGACCGACCTCCTCGGGGAATCGGCCGCCGACCTGCGACCGCCCTTCCCGGCGGTGACGATTCCGGTCCAGACCACGCTGGCGACCGGTCAGTCTCCCGCGACCCACGGCGACGTGGCCAACGGCGAGTACGACAGGGAGTCCGATTCGGTGGCCTTCTGGGAGCGCGACCGAGGAGACCGCGAGCGAATCTGGGAGACTGCGAGAGACGCCGGACTCACCACGGGTGCGCTCTTTTTCCAGCACCTCATCGGAACCAACGCAGACGTGGCGGTGACGCCCTCGCCCATCGAGGACGAGAACAACGACCTCATCGAGATGAACTGCTGGACCAACCCCGACGACTTCTACGACGAGTTAGAGGCCGAACACGGCCACTTCCCGCTCCATCACTACTGGGGACCGGGGGCGAACGAGGAGTCCAGCGAGTGGATTCTGACCGCGGCGCGCGAGTCGGTTGAACGCTACGACCCCGACCTGCTCTGGGTCTACGTCCCGCATCTGGACTACGACGCCCAGCGCCACGGGCCGGATTCGGCGGAACTGATGGACGCGGTCGAAACCGTGGACGCGATGGTCGGCGGGTTTCTGGACCACCTCCGGAACGACGACCGGTGGGACGAGACGGTAGTCGGCGTCGTCAGCGAGTACGGATTCCACGGCGTCGAGACGCCGGTCTTCCCGAATCGCGCGCTCCGCGAGGCCGGACTGCTGGAAGCACACGAGGAGGACACCGAGGCGGAAAACAGCGAGGCAGAAGACAGCGAGGACGGCGAGGGCGGAATCGACGTGGACATTCCGGCCTCCGACGCCTTCGCCATGGTGGACCATCAGGCCGCACACGTCTACACCGACCAAGAAGCCATCCCGGAGGCCCGCGAGGTCCTCGCGGGACTGGATGGCGTCGCCGAAGTCCTCGGCGAGGAGGGCAAAGCCGAGTACGGAATCGACCACGAGGACTCGGGCGAGTTGGTCCTCGTCGCCGACCCGGACGCGTGGTTCCAGTACTACTGGTGGGCCGACGACGAGACACCGCCCTCCTACGCCACCGAGATGGACATCCACGCCAAACCCGGCTTCGACCCCTGCGAACTGTTCTTCGGCGAGAAGGTCCCGGTATCGCTCTCGCCGTCGCAAATCAGCGGGTCCCACGGCCGGGTGGACGACGACGTTGGCGGCATCTGCGCCTTCGGCGGCCCGGCCGCGCCCGACGAACTCCCGAGCGAGGTAGACGCCCGACAGGTCGCGCCGACGATTGCTGGCCTTCTGGGAGTCGAGGACGACCTCGGGATGGACTTCGAGGGGTCCTCGGTGGTGGAGTAGCTACAGGAACTCGTCGGGGAGTCGCTCGAACTCGGACTTGTGTTCGTCGGAGCAGAACCGATAGTGGTCTCCTCGGTGTGTGGTCTCGATTCGCTCGTACTGGTGGACCGGCCCGCCGCAGACCGGACACTCCGTGGTTGTCATCCGGAACAACGTCTATCGGCAGTCTGAAAAGCGCTACGGCGAAATTCGACCATTCCGACCCCAACACTTGGCCGAACGACCGGTCGCTTTCTAAAACACTTCTCCTCTCGTTTTCGAGTCGGCTTCAATCTCCGTCCGGTTGCTCTGATTCCCCGACGACTACCTTTTTGCCGGGCGAAAGCGTACCTCGGAGCATGTCACTCGACGTTGACGAGCCGTCGCCGCCGTCGCTCTCCACGAAGGTAGACGCCTCCCAGTACGAGGACGCCGACGTGCAGGGCGACGACTACCGGCGCGACGAGTTAGAGGAGTACCTCGAAGACGGCGCGTGGGCCGACGCCTTCGACGAGTGGGCGGCCCACACCGACCTCGACGAAGACGAGTACGCCATCGCACAGGACCTCGACATGTTCGAGGAGTTCGACTTCTTCTGGGATTCGTTCGCCGACCGGGTGGGCTACCACGCGCCGGGCATCCCCGAGGACTGGAAGGCCAGAGAGTACCACCCCGACATCGACTCGTGGAACACCGTGTCGGGCATCAACGCCGCGATGACCGAGTTCGGCCAAATCGTCTGCGACGTGCTGGAGGACAACTACATCGACTGGGAGGGCGACTACGAAGCGCCCGACGATTTGCCGGATTTCGAGACGTAACTCGGTGTCTTTCGTTCTATAAGTTCTCTTTTCTGAGAGTACGGCAACAGCAACGACAGAGAAGGTCGTTTAGAAAGCCCCCGGTCGCTGGCGGTCACACGAGCGAAGCGAGTGTGGCCTCGGAAGACGTTGGTTGTCTTCCGGCGGTCGCTCAGACGGATATTTCGCGGGCGCAGTTCTGCGCCCGCGAAATAGGGCCGCCTGAGACGACCACGCGGTGCGCCAGCGACCGGCCCCTTTCAGTCCACCCAGACGAGCGGTTGTGTCACCGAGCGCGTCCCGGTGGACTGTCCCACCGAGCGCGTCCCGGTGGACTGTCCCACCGAGCGCATCCCTACCCCGAAACGTCGCGCTGGCGGGGGTACGACTCCGGAACCCCGAACCCGGCGTCTTCCAGCGTCTCTGTCGCGCTGGTCAACTTCCGGACCCACTCCTCGCCCCGAGGAGTCCGGGCGTTCGCGGCGTAGCGAATCGGCGCTCCCGTGACGGTCCGGTTCTCCAGTTCCACGCTGGCCTCGGCGTACTCGTCGGCGAACTCGGGGTTCGAGAAGTCGATTCGGTCGGGGAGCGCGAGGTGCGGCAGGTCGTGTTCGACCGCCATGTTCCGGTAGGCGAACGCGGCGTCGATGCCGCCCGATTCCAGCGTCCGGAGGAGACCGGTCTCGGGGAAGACGCTCGTTCTGGCGAGGACCTCCTCGGCGTCGATACCCCCGGCGAGTCGGAGCGCCATCACGGTCCGGTACCCGAGGGGGTCGCGGTCGGGGTCGGTCCGGCCGAGCGAGAGGCCGGGGTCCGCGAGGAGGTCCCGCCAGTCGTCGTACTCGTCGGCGAGGCCGTCGCGGACCGCCGCGACCAGCGCGTTCGTGGCGAAACAGGTGACGCGCTCTGTCAGTCCGGCAAAGAGGCGCGGGTCGGCCAGCGCCACCGCGTCGGGATTGCGCAGGCCGTCTTCGAGCAGGCGGCGGCAGGCGACGCTCCCGTGGGCCTCGACGCTGGCGCGGCCGACTTCGGTGGCGAGTTTCTGGAGGCTTCCGGCGACGAGGACGTTCGCCCGGCCTCGCTCTCGCTCGGTGGTCGAGGACGCCCGGTCTCGTCCGGCCTCGGTTTCGTCGGCGTCCGACCGGACCGCCAGCGCGCCGACGCCCACAGCACTCCCGACAGCGAACAGACCGGCACCGCGACGGACGACATCGCGCCGATTCGGCATGTGCGTAACTGTAATCCGGCACGGGAAAATAATTTCGTAACCGATAGCGGTTACGCGG
This genomic window contains:
- a CDS encoding PQQ-dependent sugar dehydrogenase — encoded protein: MTRNNDDKSSRRTFLKATAATGTVAGVGGVAINNVTGQERQEYRFGGEVAGWMGRAPSQIEGQTNPTIQLQAGQEYAITWENTDGRPHNVAILDNEGNAVESTEIISEQGATQTLEFTAREGMAEYVCEVHPASMRGDIRFEGQTTTAGEEEAERFMPRGAGIGVQQVASGLTSPVALRAPPNDDRQFILDQVGQIYVHGPDGLQDEPFLDIRDRLVDVGGREGSNFDERGLLGIAFHPDFQNNGRFFLRYSVPLTEPPFVSSVDWSGVEDLQEYDHVEVLGEFQASDDLSTGDPESETRLLEMPSPQFNHNAGDVAFGPDGYLYVPTGDGGDADDTGLGHVEDWYDANEGGNGQDVTQNLMGGVLRIDVNSEQENLPYGIPDDNPFAEGGAFSDYEGLPEYFAWGFRNPWKASFNDGELYAASNGQNLFEQVDIVQQGGNHAWNVKEATHCFSTENPNEPPEECPSGTPDSVRGGEPFIDPIIEYPHTYQGRGVGVSVIGGHIYSNDAISGVTGKYVFGDYSRTGADPAGRIFAATRPGEADGTTTEGGETTTGDGGGDSDELWSLEELQIAGAPNGQINMFILAFGQDSQGRIYVLGNDMGVPVGDTGKVYRIVPAGEGEEVERPRMETTTTTTMAKGETTTEGGGMTTTEDGGETTTTSN
- a CDS encoding UbiA family prenyltransferase, whose translation is MAVFDADSRSVRTTASAYAELVRVPNLFTAPPDVILGGALASAASAVIGTDTTVSLRALAGLAVGSILLYAGGTMLNDYFDAPQDADERPERPIPSGRVSRPAALRFGLGLLGAGVVVSGVAAGLGGALVASALAAAILLYDGALKGGPVGFLAMGSARGLNVLLGTTAAVGISLGSLPGWALAVPVVVAGYIAAVTYMAAEEATGAERRAVAVAGAGVVAATASALALVWSDGSGAPLAGSAFAVGFLAWTGRALVGAYRNPVPEVVGPAVGTCVVALVVLDAAFAAIAGVGWTLAVAAFLLPAVGLSRMFDVS
- a CDS encoding sugar phosphate isomerase/epimerase family protein, with the translated sequence MEFGFSANAFRDYGPVETIEILADIGYDGVELLFDQPHLYPPETTDADVAEIEDALADNDIAISNCNAFMLTAIEGFHHPSYIEEDAEYRQRRIDYTREALEVADALDFGYISIEPGGPIPDGKSREWAMETFAQSLSEVIPTAERLDVDLLVEPEPDLLIETTDQFLDCLEMVDSDAVGCNFDAGHLFCVGEDPAAAVETLAPYTQHYHVEDIPEDRSHEHTQLGDGAMDVDGFLEAVDDSGYDGFVTVELYPYQETAEETARKSYAYLEDHGWV
- a CDS encoding TatD family hydrolase, with the translated sequence MRIIDPHMHMVSRSSDDYERARRAGIECCIEPAFWSGTDKQHAESFFDYFEQIIDFETERAERAGGMDHYVTIALEPKEANYPEMAEEVMDKIPEYLDRENVVGVGEIGLDQGTDEEERAFRRQLQMAEERELPVIVHTPHENKPEGTERLVEMIQDEDVTEERIIIDHNTENTVETSLQTDCWVGFTLYPGKIEDEKAIDLLEEHGTDKMILNSAADWDPSDPLAVPKARDKMLDRGWDREEVRKVVFENPYEFFNQSPNFDYEP
- a CDS encoding inositol-3-phosphate synthase; its protein translation is MTDTGVWLVGARGNVATTAMAGARAIARGETDQTGMVTGRRPYSALDLPAVEDLRFGGHDIRETSVVETARVLSESGVPKPEQVDAVEEDLREIDGRIRTGTAVNCGRAVADLSDRERLEERFSVEEVVAQIRDDYETFRSDHNLDRLVVVNVASTEPELADADRYDTREKFEEAVADDDADLPASSLYAYAALVDGHPYVNFTPSTGSALGGLHEVAEDEGVPHMGRDAKTGETLVKSALAPMFAGRNLRVMSWEGHNILGNTDGKVLEDKENEAGKLASKGDVLDSILPEVGHNRVRIDYTPSLGDWKTAWDYVHFEGFLNTEMTMQFTWEGSDSALAAPLVLDLVRLVAHADDHGESGLQPQLASFFKAPMGVEEHDLSRQFDLLDEYAERHLEAEE
- a CDS encoding alkaline phosphatase family protein, with the protein product MTAERVVVLNVVGFRPEYLGSGHAPNLTDLLGESAADLRPPFPAVTIPVQTTLATGQSPATHGDVANGEYDRESDSVAFWERDRGDRERIWETARDAGLTTGALFFQHLIGTNADVAVTPSPIEDENNDLIEMNCWTNPDDFYDELEAEHGHFPLHHYWGPGANEESSEWILTAARESVERYDPDLLWVYVPHLDYDAQRHGPDSAELMDAVETVDAMVGGFLDHLRNDDRWDETVVGVVSEYGFHGVETPVFPNRALREAGLLEAHEEDTEAENSEAEDSEDGEGGIDVDIPASDAFAMVDHQAAHVYTDQEAIPEAREVLAGLDGVAEVLGEEGKAEYGIDHEDSGELVLVADPDAWFQYYWWADDETPPSYATEMDIHAKPGFDPCELFFGEKVPVSLSPSQISGSHGRVDDDVGGICAFGGPAAPDELPSEVDARQVAPTIAGLLGVEDDLGMDFEGSSVVE
- a CDS encoding extracellular solute-binding protein; amino-acid sequence: MPNRRDVVRRGAGLFAVGSAVGVGALAVRSDADETEAGRDRASSTTERERGRANVLVAGSLQKLATEVGRASVEAHGSVACRRLLEDGLRNPDAVALADPRLFAGLTERVTCFATNALVAAVRDGLADEYDDWRDLLADPGLSLGRTDPDRDPLGYRTVMALRLAGGIDAEEVLARTSVFPETGLLRTLESGGIDAAFAYRNMAVEHDLPHLALPDRIDFSNPEFADEYAEASVELENRTVTGAPIRYAANARTPRGEEWVRKLTSATETLEDAGFGVPESYPRQRDVSG